A genomic region of Prochlorococcus marinus XMU1405 contains the following coding sequences:
- the thiC gene encoding phosphomethylpyrimidine synthase ThiC, which translates to MRSSWIKPRIGGENVTQMNFARNGHITEEMDFVAKKENLPASLIMEEVARGRLIIPANINHLNLEPMSIGIASRCKVNANIGASPNASDINEEVEKLKLAVKYGADTVMDLSTGGVNLDEVRKAIINESPVPIGTVPVYQALESVHGSIDRLTEDDFLHIIDKHCKQGVDYQTIHAGLLIEHLPKVKGRITGIVSRGGGILAQWMLHHFKQNPLYTRFDDICEIFKKYDCTFSLGDSLRPGCLHDASDDAQLAELKTLGELTRRAWEHNVQVMVEGPGHVPMDQIEFNVRKQMEECSEAPFYVLGPLVTDISPGYDHISSAIGAAMAGWYGTSMLCYVTPKEHLGLPNAEDVREGLIAYKIAAHAADIARHRAGARDRDDELSHARYNFDWNKQFELSLDPERAKQYHDETLPEEIFKKAEFCSMCGPKHCPMNSKISDESLDQLQDKLKECNTSV; encoded by the coding sequence ATGAGAAGTTCATGGATCAAGCCTCGCATTGGAGGGGAAAATGTTACACAGATGAATTTTGCCAGGAACGGACATATCACTGAAGAAATGGATTTTGTCGCAAAAAAAGAAAATCTTCCGGCTTCTTTAATAATGGAGGAAGTGGCAAGAGGAAGATTAATCATTCCAGCTAATATTAATCATTTGAATCTTGAACCAATGTCAATAGGTATTGCCTCTAGATGCAAAGTTAATGCAAATATTGGTGCTTCCCCTAATGCAAGTGATATTAACGAAGAAGTCGAGAAGCTCAAGCTAGCTGTTAAATACGGTGCTGATACTGTTATGGATCTTTCTACTGGAGGAGTAAATTTAGATGAAGTGAGGAAAGCTATTATTAATGAATCTCCTGTTCCGATAGGTACAGTCCCTGTATACCAAGCTTTAGAAAGTGTACATGGTTCAATAGATAGATTAACTGAAGATGATTTTCTTCATATTATTGACAAACATTGCAAGCAGGGTGTCGATTATCAAACTATTCATGCAGGATTATTAATAGAACATCTACCAAAAGTTAAAGGAAGAATTACTGGGATTGTAAGTAGAGGGGGAGGCATCTTAGCTCAATGGATGTTACATCATTTTAAGCAAAATCCACTGTATACAAGGTTTGATGATATTTGTGAGATCTTTAAAAAATATGATTGTACTTTTTCTTTAGGAGATTCACTTAGACCTGGTTGTTTACATGATGCTTCTGATGATGCTCAGCTAGCTGAATTGAAGACCCTAGGCGAGCTTACTCGAAGAGCATGGGAGCATAATGTTCAAGTAATGGTTGAGGGTCCTGGTCATGTACCTATGGACCAAATTGAATTTAATGTGAGAAAGCAAATGGAGGAGTGTTCAGAAGCACCCTTCTATGTGCTTGGCCCATTAGTAACGGATATATCTCCTGGTTACGATCATATATCAAGTGCTATTGGAGCAGCGATGGCAGGTTGGTACGGGACATCTATGTTGTGTTATGTAACCCCCAAAGAACATCTTGGCCTCCCAAATGCAGAAGATGTAAGAGAAGGATTAATCGCTTATAAAATAGCTGCTCATGCTGCTGACATTGCGAGACATCGAGCTGGAGCTCGTGATAGAGATGATGAACTTAGTCATGCAAGATATAATTTTGATTGGAATAAACAATTCGAACTTTCATTAGATCCAGAAAGAGCAAAGCAATACCATGATGAGACATTACCAGAAGAAATATTTAAAAAGGCCGAGTTTTGCTCTATGTGTGGACCGAAACATTGCCCAATGAATTCAAAAATTTCTGATGAATCTCTTGATCAACTTCAAGATAAGCTTAAGGAATGTAATACTTCAGTTTAG
- a CDS encoding DUF3188 domain-containing protein, whose product MKISKGLILSFVAPVMILISVIGLIFRENSKKIFYLPIGLMGISIIFEKGIRRKLDRKNILKKIKTYQKVK is encoded by the coding sequence ATGAAAATTAGTAAAGGATTGATACTATCTTTTGTTGCTCCTGTAATGATCCTTATATCCGTTATTGGCCTAATATTCAGGGAAAATTCAAAGAAAATTTTTTATTTGCCTATTGGTTTAATGGGGATCTCAATAATTTTTGAGAAAGGTATAAGAAGAAAGTTAGATAGGAAGAATATTTTAAAAAAAATAAAGACTTATCAAAAAGTTAAATAA
- a CDS encoding amidohydrolase — protein MNRDQFFKKIDSFNSELINLRRHIHAHPELSGLENQTAILISGYLKNIGWNVTESIGRTGVIADFGPPEKGIIGLRVDMDALPIFEETKLSFSSKVDGVMHACGHDLHISIGLGVAKILKDLKLNCGIRIIFQPAEEIASGARWMINDGATNGLNYILGVHVYPDLSVGTIGIKEGSLTAAAGELKVEIKGKSGHGARPHEGVDAIWVASKVISGIQELITRKLDPLDPVVITFGKINGGNAFNVLAEKVNLIGTVRCTNLKLFKNIGNWLNENICSLANSCGADAKIIFREITPPVNNNSEINRVLRDAGIKVLGQKNVIELQKPSLGAEDFAEFLNEVPGAMFRLGVSSSNGCAPLHSSKFDPDERAIAIGIKVITESIVKLNNEIINT, from the coding sequence ATGAATAGAGATCAGTTTTTTAAAAAAATTGATTCGTTTAATAGTGAATTAATTAATTTAAGAAGACACATACATGCACACCCGGAATTAAGTGGACTTGAAAATCAAACCGCGATTTTGATAAGTGGTTATTTAAAAAATATTGGTTGGAATGTTACTGAATCTATAGGTAGAACTGGTGTTATAGCAGATTTTGGCCCCCCAGAGAAGGGCATTATAGGCTTAAGAGTAGATATGGATGCTTTACCGATATTCGAGGAAACTAAATTAAGTTTTTCTTCAAAAGTGGATGGTGTTATGCATGCTTGTGGTCATGATTTACATATATCTATTGGTTTGGGGGTAGCAAAAATTTTGAAGGATTTAAAACTTAATTGTGGAATTAGGATCATTTTTCAGCCTGCTGAAGAAATTGCTAGTGGAGCCAGATGGATGATAAATGATGGTGCAACTAATGGTTTAAATTATATTTTGGGAGTCCATGTCTATCCTGATTTATCTGTAGGTACCATTGGGATTAAAGAGGGAAGCTTAACCGCGGCAGCTGGCGAACTTAAAGTAGAGATTAAAGGAAAATCAGGCCATGGTGCTCGACCTCATGAAGGGGTTGATGCTATTTGGGTGGCCTCTAAAGTTATCTCTGGAATTCAAGAATTAATAACAAGGAAGTTAGATCCTTTAGATCCTGTTGTAATAACTTTTGGCAAAATTAATGGTGGAAATGCTTTCAATGTTCTTGCAGAAAAAGTTAATTTAATTGGAACAGTTAGATGCACAAATCTTAAATTATTTAAGAATATTGGTAATTGGCTCAATGAAAATATATGTTCTTTAGCTAATAGTTGTGGAGCTGATGCAAAAATAATTTTTAGAGAAATTACTCCACCAGTAAATAATAATTCTGAAATTAATAGAGTCCTCAGAGATGCGGGAATTAAGGTTTTGGGTCAAAAAAACGTTATCGAATTACAAAAACCATCTTTAGGCGCTGAAGATTTCGCTGAGTTTTTGAATGAGGTTCCTGGAGCTATGTTTAGACTAGGCGTTTCTAGTTCAAATGGATGTGCCCCTCTGCACAGTTCCAAATTTGATCCAGATGAAAGAGCTATTGCTATTGGAATTAAAGTAATAACAGAGTCCATAGTAAAATTAAATAATGAAATAATTAATACATAA
- a CDS encoding tetratricopeptide repeat protein, with protein sequence MITFRKLKVCFVLFLVFVNIFYIAPCYSISLRKDLFKNALDLSSGGKFNLALQEWNQYLESYPDDAAGLSNRGNVRLVIGDLEGSIDDQNKAISLNPSEIDPYINRGIAEEALGLWSQAKKDYLFVISQDSKNFSALYNLANVEGSTSQWELARDLFSKAALYNPGFAMARSSLALANYQLGNIDESEKELKKLIRRYPTFADSRAALTALNWSKGEYGQAESYWIAVSEIDPRYSDEEWLIKVRRWPPKPTKDLMNFINLKKVDE encoded by the coding sequence ATGATAACTTTTAGAAAATTGAAAGTTTGTTTTGTATTGTTTTTAGTTTTTGTCAATATTTTTTATATTGCTCCATGCTATTCAATATCTTTGAGGAAGGATTTGTTTAAGAATGCATTAGATTTAAGTTCAGGCGGAAAATTTAATCTCGCGTTGCAAGAATGGAATCAATATCTAGAATCTTATCCTGATGATGCGGCAGGTTTGAGTAATAGAGGAAATGTAAGACTTGTTATAGGAGATTTAGAGGGATCAATAGATGACCAGAATAAGGCAATAAGTTTAAATCCTAGTGAAATAGATCCTTACATTAATAGAGGTATAGCAGAGGAAGCATTAGGTCTATGGTCGCAAGCTAAGAAAGATTATTTGTTTGTTATTTCGCAAGATAGTAAAAATTTCTCTGCACTATATAATTTGGCTAATGTTGAAGGCTCTACTTCTCAATGGGAACTAGCTAGAGATTTATTTTCAAAAGCTGCTTTGTATAATCCTGGATTTGCTATGGCAAGATCGAGTTTGGCTCTAGCAAATTACCAGTTGGGAAATATTGATGAATCTGAAAAAGAATTAAAAAAATTAATTAGACGTTATCCAACTTTTGCAGATTCTAGGGCAGCTTTAACAGCTTTGAATTGGTCAAAGGGCGAGTATGGTCAAGCAGAGAGTTATTGGATAGCAGTATCTGAAATAGATCCTAGGTATAGTGATGAAGAATGGTTAATAAAAGTAAGAAGATGGCCTCCAAAGCCAACTAAAGATTTAATGAATTTTATCAATTTAAAGAAAGTAGATGAATAG